The Maridesulfovibrio ferrireducens genomic sequence TTTGCTTTGGTAAAAACTGTCTGGATGGCCTTGCCGTTCTCAGACTCTGCCCCGGCATGACTCTCAGTGCGTGGAAAATTCTTGCAGAACGTCACGGTCTCAATGACTGGATGACAATCCCACTTGAAGAGAACATTACACCGCACCTTAAACACGTCCAAAGTGTATTGCAGACTCTTTCTTACAAAACCGAACATGACCCCCTGACAGGACTGTCAAACCGAAGGGCGTTTGAAAAAACTCTCGATCAGGAAATTGAACGCTCAAGAAGAAACAAAACCCCTGTCAGCCTCGCCATACTGGATCTTGATAACTTCAAAACTGTCAACGATACATATGGACATCTTAAAGGGGATGAAGTTCTGATAGACCTTGCAGACATGATATCCAACAGTTCTCGCAGGTATGACCTTGTTGCCAGAATCGGCGGAGAAGAATTTGCAATTATTCTTTCCGGGGCCGGACAATTTAAAGCTGAACAATTACTTGAACGCCTTCTTGAAAAAACAAGAACACTGACGTTTAAAAAGCCGCATGGCAAAGAGACTTTTTCTATAACCTGTTCTGTCGGATTAGCCACTTACAAGGGGTTAATAGATATACAAATGCAAGACTTCATTGAAAAGGCAGATAAATCTCTATATGAGGCTAAAAATACTGGTAAAAACCGTATTTGCACCGCAGACATATTAGATTTTGAATCAGTGACAAGAAAAACTCTTGTTCATGCCAACGAAAAGAAATTTTTATTCACGGGAAAATAAAGGGGCGGAATTAATAATGATCAACGCGAATAAAACACTTAGCCTGGCAGTAATGAGCGGAAAAGGCGGAGTCGGAAAAACGAACCTTTCCCTGAATTTATCATATGCTCTTAATGCCGGTGGAAACAGTCTGCTCCTTATGGATTGCGACCTAGGTCTGGCCAACCTTGATGTTCTCTTAGGAATTTCTCCCGAAAGCAACATGCAGGACCTTCTTATCAGCGGAGCCAAACCATCAGACGTAGTCATTCCTATTGAAGAAGGTAAAAAATTTGACATTCTGCCAGCGGCATCCGGAGTTCCTGAGCTTGTTGAAATGGATGAGGACATGCAGGAAATGCTTTTCAGTAAAATTTCCAAACTGGTAGGACGTTACCAGTATTTAGTTATGGATCTTGGAGCTGGAATTAACAGCACAGTTCTTTCTTTTGCAACAATTGCTCAAATGAGATTTGTTGTGATAACACCCGAACCAACTTCTCTGACTGACAGCTACGCTCTGATAAAAGTTCTCCACACTCAGCACAAAGTAAGTGATTTCAATATAATAGTAAATCAGGCAACAACATCTAAGGAAGCTAAAGATACTTTTGACAGACTAAATATGGCCTGTGAAAAATTTCTTAATATTAAGTTGAAAAATATAGGCTTTGTGCGCTATGATCCTGCGGTAACTGAAGCAGTTAGACGACAAATACCCTTTCTTAAATATGCTCCGAAATCCGAGGCAAGCCGCGATATTCTAAATATCGCTGTCAAGATTCAAAAGATCCGGATGGAGAATATGGGTAAATTAGGTGATAGACCTGTTATTAAAAAATTTCCGGATCTATCCACCTAATAAAACACTTGACGAAAAGGACAACTTTTCGGCATAGTTGTGTTAATAATATTTAAAACTGCTTGTCACACTCAACACGACTTGGGAGAGGACAATGAACAAAAGTGAACTGATCAAGAATCTTGCTGAAGAAAAAGGACTCCATGTAGACGAGTCTTCCGAAATTGTTGATGCATTTGTCGATGCCATAAAAGAAGCTCTTGTCCGTGGTGACAGAGTTGAAATTAGAGGTTTCGGCAGTTTCAAAATGAAAGAATACCAAGGCTATACCGGCAGAAATCCGAAAACGGGTTCTGTTGTTAGTGTAACCCCTAAAAAATTACCGTTCTTCCGCCCAGGTAAAGAGCTTAAAGAATTTTTGAACGGTTAATGCGACTATACATATTTATTCTTTTCATCCTTGCCAGCATTGGACTTCCTTTTCAAGCTCATGCTGGCAAGGATGTGGCATTATCTATTGTATACACTGCCAACACCTTCGGGACAGTTAACCCCTGTCCTACATGAGGCGGAAAAACACTTGGAGGACTGGCCCGGCGGGCTGGTTATTTTATAGATCTTCGAGACTCTAAAAGTCCCGAGAGTTTTTTTGTTGGCGGAGCATTCGAATTTTTACCTACATCCGGCGAATCAGTCCCTGCTCTTAAAAGAGATGCTCTCTCTAAATCATTCCAGTTTATGAATTATGATTTAGGGATTCTCAGTCCTGCTGAGGCAATTTTTTTAAAAGACTCGCCAAACGGAATTCCTGAAAACTGGATCAACTGCAACAAAACTTCAGTCAAAATTATCCCTTTAGCTCACGGCAAAAAAGCCGGGTTCATAATATTGCCTTACCTTGAAAAAGAATCTAAGGGTTTATCTCAAGAGTTAATTGTTGAATTAACAGAACTTTTTAAGAAGTTTAAAAACAAAACAGATATCCTGATCGGAATTAGTTCCTGGGGATATTTTAAAGAAAAAAAACTTCTTGCTTCACCAGTTTTTGCAGAAGCTCCCCTCGATATTCTTCTTGGAAGTGGGGACGGACCGGGAATGACCGGAGCTGTTGATGACAACGGCAAAACTTTATGGGTCCGCAGCTACCCTACCGGAAAAGCCGTCAATAGGATTGATATTTTTCAGTGGCCGTCCCGGGATGCTGATTTCAAATGGACTTCAGGGCAGAATATTCGATGGTTTCTACAAAGCCTACGTAAAAATAATCGTCAAGAACCAACTGTGTTGAAGCTCATTGAAGGCATTTCAGACGATAAATAGGTTGACCTTCAGGAGGCAAAAATGACTTTCCAAGGAGCATTCACTGCTCTGGTTACTCCGTTCAAGGACGGAGCAATTGATCAGAATGCGTATCGTGAACTGATCGAATGGCAGATTGAACAAGGCATCGACGGTTTAGTTCCATGCGGAACAACCGGCGAAGCGGCAACTATGACTCACGAAGAACAGGGTGAGGCTATAAAAATCTGTGTCGAGCAGGCCAAGGGACGTGTCCCGGTCATCGCTGGCGCAGGTTCTAACAATACTAAAGAAGCCGTATACCTTACAGTTCTTGCTAAAAAAGCAGGTGCTGATGCCACCCTCCAGATCACTCCTTATTACAATAAACCGACCCCGCAGGGACTCCTTGAACACTTCAAGGCTCTTTCTAAAGAAGCGTCAATGCCCTTCTTTCTTTACAATGTGCCGGGAAGAACTGGTCTTAATGCCCAGCCCGAAACAATTGCAAGAATAGCAAGAGAAGTTCCCGATGTTATCGGTGTAAAAGAAGCGACAGGAAACCTTGAACAATGTTCAAACCTTATTGAACAATGCCCCGAAGGTTTCATAGTTTTCTCAGGTGATGATTTTACAGTGCTTCCGTTACTTTCCATCGGCGGCCATGGTGCGATTTCAGTAGTATCAAACATCGCTCCAAAGCTGATGAGTGAAATGTGTGCGGCATATCGCGCAGGGAATACCGCAAAAGCAAAGGAAATCCATTATAAACTACAGCCTCTTAACAGAGCGATGTTTATTGAAACGAATCCTATTCCCGTTAAAACATCCCTTGGAATGATGGGTAAGCTCGAAACTTCATTCAGACTTCCCATTGTTCCCCTGCTTCCTGAAAACGAATTGGAGCTAAAAAATATTCTGAAAGACAACGGAATAATCTAAAAGCTACAAATAAGTTTTACCACACATAAAAGCCCCCGAATCGAGATATTCTCAATTCGGGGGCTTTTTTTGATAAACTTTTTTGTCTTCGGCTAATTATCTATTCACCCAAATTTTCATTAAACCAGTTTTCAAACATTTCCATAGCCCGTTTAGCGTAAAGCTCTTTACGTACTCTTTTAGGTGCGCGCTTATTAAGTGCCGGCATTAAACCGAACTGAACGTTTGAAGGCTGAAAATTCTTCTTATGTTCACGCAGATGACCGAGCAACGCTCCCATTGATGTTTCAGCAGGAGGGGCAGAAAGAGTACGCCCTTTTGCCTGTTGAGCTAAGAAAAGACCTACCCACAGCCCGCAAGCGGCGGATTCCAGATACCCTTCTACTCCAGTGATCTGCCCGGCAAGATGAATGCGCGGATCAGCTTTCAAAGCTAGATTTTCGTCAAGGACATCCGGCGCATTTACATATGTATTGCGGTGAATACTTCCAAGTCTTAAAAACTCCACATTCTCAAGCCCGGGAATCATTCTGAAAATTCTTTTCTGTTCAGGATATTTAAGTTTGGTCTGAAAACCGACAAGATTAAATGACGTTTTTTCTTTATTTTCAGCCCGCAGCTGCACAACAGCATAAGCCATTTCTTCGGTACGGGGATCAATCAGCCCGACAGGCTTGAGCGGACCAAAAGTTAACGTCTGATCTCCGCGATCTGCCATTTCTTCTATAGGCAGACAACCTTCAAAATGAATTTCTTTTTCAAACTCACGCGGAACAACCCTTTCCCCCTTCTTGAGTTCGGCAAGAAAAGCAGCGTACTGCTCTTCAGTCATGGGGCAATTCAAATAGTCGTCATCTTCAGGCTTATATCGTGAACCAAAAAACGCAATATCCATGTTAACTGAATCTTTGCTCACTATCGGTGCAATCGCATCATAAAAATAAAGACGTCCGCCACCAATCTTTGCAATTAAACTTTCAGTTAATGCTTCGGAAGCCAAAGGGCCCGCTGAAACTACAATTTTAGAAAATTCTGCAAGCTCAGGATCATCAAGTGAAGTGATTTCTTTGCGAACAATCGTAATAAGCTCTTCTGCTTCCAGAGCTTCCGTCACGAGATTTGAAAAAATATCACGGTCTACTGCAACAGCAGAACCCGCAGGAACTCTGGACTGCATAGCAGCCTTCATGACCACTGAATCTAAAGATTCCATCTCTTTTTTAAGTACGCCGACAGCAGTGCTTAGATCTCCCGAGCGAAGCGAATTGGAACAAACCAGTTCTGCCAGTCCCGGAATATGATGGGCTTCGGAATAACGATCCGGCTTCATTTCAAAAAGAACAACGGGAATTTCCGCCTTTGCAAGTTGCATTGCACACTCACACCCGGCCAAACCGCCACCGATAACTGCTATTTTTTCCACGTAGCCTACTCCAAAGTCGATTGAATTTTTTAGATATCTCTATTAGTACTATGCTAGTAAATAAATTTCACAAGCATACGGACTAGATCTGACTTATGACTGCACCAATTTTAAAAATCAAGAATTTAACAACATCTTTTGCAACTCCTAACGGAATCATCAGGGCTGTGGATAATGCCAGTCTTGAGTTAGGGCAAGGAGAAACTTTAGCAGTCGTAGGTGAGTCCGGCTGCGGAAAAACGGTTCTATCCCTTTCCATCATGGGTCTTATACCAGATCCTCCTGGAAGAATCACTGAAGGACAGGTCATTTATCAAAATCAGGACTTAGTCCGAATGACTGATAAACAGATGCAAAAAATTCGCGGAAATCATCTTTCCATGATTTTTCAAGAACCCATGACTTCGCTCAACCCGGTTTTTAAAATCGGCGATCAAATCGGCGAAACTCTCAGGCTCCACAAAGGACTTGATCTACACGAAGCAGAACAAGCCGCCATAGAAGCCCTTATCCTTGTGGGCATTCCCAATCCTCAAAAACGAGTTAACAGCTTTCCACATGAACTGAGCGGAGGAATGAGGCAGCGTGTCATGATTGCTATGGCTCTTGCCTGTAATCCTGAAATACTCATTGCAGATGAACCTACCACTGCTTTAGACGTGACAATTCAAGCACAGATACTGCGGCTGCTTGATGACATGAAAAAGAAAATGAACGGCTCGATAATGCTAATCACCCATGATCTGGGAGTTGTTGCCAGAGTAGCCTCACGCGTTGCGGTCATGTACGCAGGGCAACTTGTTGAGTGCTCAAATATTTATGATTTATTCAAAGAACCGCTACATCCTTATACTCAAGGTTTACTTGCATCAGTACCTAAACTCGGCAGCCGTACGGAACTCACGCCGATTCCGGGTAATGTTCCAGCCCTGAATAATCTGCCCGAAGGATGCAGATTTCATCCCAGATGTAAATTTGCCTTTGATAAATGTAAACAACAAGAACCACAGTTAATGAGTAAAGAAGGAAGAGAAATTCGCTGCTGGCTGCATGCGTAATTTTTTTATGGTAAAAAAATGACAACTAATATTCTTGAAATAAAAAATATCAAACGACACTACCCGGTCAGCAGTGGAATTCTTTCGTTATCAAAAGCGACCATCAAAGCCGTTAATGATATTTCTCTGGAAGTAAGAAACGGCGAAACACTCGGCCTTGTAGGAGAATCAGGGTGCGGCAAGTCGACACTTGCCCGGTTGCTCACAGGATTGGAGTCTCCAGATTCAGGCACAATATTTTTCAAAGGAAAAACTTTTAAAGATTGGGATTCTTCGAAAATCGGCACCATGATGCAGATGGTTTTTCAAGACCCGTACTCTTCGCTTAATCCGCGACAGAAAGTCGGGAATATTATTTCGGAAGGAATGAGAATCAACAAAACCGGCACACGTCTGGAGATTTCTAAACGAGTTGAAGAGTTACTTGTTCAGGTTGGAATGCGCCCGGAACATGCCAAAAGATATCCTCATGAATTTTCAGGAGGACAAAGACAGCGTATTGCGATAGCACGAGCGATTGCAATGAATCCAGACCTCATAATCTGTGATGAACCAGTCTCTGCGCTTGATGTTTCCGTTCAGGCACAGGTGCTTAATTTACTCAAAAAAATTCAAACAGAATTTGCTCTAAGCTACGTGTTTATTTCACATGACTTATCGGTAGTAAGTCATATAAGCGACCGCGTAGCAGTAATGTATCTGGGCAAACTCATGGAGATTTCCCCTACCGAAGAACTTTACCATAATCCACTTCATCCATATACTCAGATACTACTTGAAGCGGTTCCAATTCCGGACCCGACCATTCAAATGGCTGATGTTTCAATTCCGGGCGATATGCCAAGCCCTATATCTCCGCCTCCGGGTTGTCCTTTTCACCCGCGCTGCCCGAAGGTTATGGATATATGCAAAGAAACTCCGCCCATGCGTAAAGAAATAAAAAAAGACCATACGGTCTTCTGCCACCTATACTAAGAGGAAAGGAGTCCAACATGATATCCAGAGATGATGCTTTTGAACTGCTGAAAAACAATACCCCTGAAGAGAATCTCATTCATCACGCACTTGAATCTGAAGCTGTGCTTAGAGCTCTTGCGGAGAGACTTGGTAAAAATCAGGAGAAATGGGCTCTTACAGGTCTTCTGCATGACCTTGATTACAGCAAAACATGCAAATTACCTGAGAATCACGGACTGGTTTCAGCAAAAATACTTGAAGAACACCTGCCCTCGGATTCAACCAAAGCGATTAGAGCACACAATTCAGAATTAAACGGGGTAAAGCCTGATACAGATCTTGATTTTGCACTGCGCTGCGGAGAAACCGTCACAGGTCTCATACACGCCAACGCTCTTATACGCCCTGAAGGCATGAAAGGCATGACACCGAAAAGCCTCAAAAAGAAAATGAAAGCAAAGGCTTTTGCTGCAAGTGTAAATCGGGATATTATAAACGAATGCGAACATATCGGTCTTGATTTGGGAGAATTTTTTACAATTTCAATTGCTGCAATTGAAAAAATTGCTCCAGAAGTAGGGCTTGAATAAATCACATCAAAAATAGATTCACGGAAAAAGGGGAAGCTTTTAAGCTTTCCCCTTTTTATATGTTATCGAAATAGTAAAAAACTATTCACTTGATTCTTCCTTTTTTCTTTCAACATCTTCATCAAAAGAAGAAATTTTCCATGGAAATGATTTTCTAGCAGTCATAACGGCAAAATTTTCAACTTCTTTTGCCCATTGACGATATTCTTCAAGCACACGCTCTCCAAGCGGCGTTAGACTGCACCCGCCACGACCTCTGGTTTTAAGTACAAGCGAGTCCCCAAGAACTTCTTCCGTATTTTTAATCCTTCCCCACGCGGCTCTATACGACATACCAAGTGCTTTTGACGCCTTATTAAGTGATCCCAACTCTTCAATTTTTTCAAGGAGCTGAGCTCGTCCTAGGCCGAAAAGCATACCTTCGTCCGTTTCCAGCCAAAGGTTAAGCCTGACTCTAGGACAAAATTCATCATCACCGGACATGTCTTTTCCTCCTAAAAAATTACAATTCATAGCCATCTATTTTTTTTTAACATAAAGTGTGACGACTGAAAACAACCCCTTGCTTTTCCTAAAACTATAACTAAGTTTAATCTCTTGGCAAAATTAAAACACCGCCTACAGAATTAAGATATATAATTATAATGGATACTTATCTTAACCTTGTACGACTACGGAGCTTCTCTACTTGATGGAAATGAACACCACCAACATGACCCACTCTCCATATAAAACTATATGGAGCCTATCATGGCCTCAAATCCTGATGATGATTTTTCATCTTATGATCGGACTTGTTGATGTGTGGGTTGCCGGTAAACTTGGCCGCGAAATTCAAGCTTCAATGGGCATGGTCAGCCAATCTCTATTCTTTTTTCTCGTCATCGGCATGGCTGTCGCGAACGGTTCTGTTGCAGCAATCAGTCAGTCCATCGGCGCAGGTCTTCTGCTCAGAGCCAAACGGTATGTCGGACTTTGCTTTCAACTCGGCGCAGTGCTCGGGTCAATAATTTTTCTTATCGGTTTTCCATTTAGAAATGGAATGTTGAGCATTCTACGAGTCCCTGAAGAAATGCGCTATGTTATGGAATATTTTATAGAAATATTTCTATACCTGCTTCCTCTTTACTACCTTCTCATCATCACAAACGCAATTTTCAGAGCGCAAAAGCAGGTTTTTCTACCACTCTACAGCATGATCATTGTAACGGTCCTTAATACTATTCTAGATCTTGGACTCGGCCTTGGAATGTGGGGCTTTCCTGATCTGGGATATAAAGGTATTGCTCTGGCAACCTTCTACTCAGTTTCAGCCGGAGCAGTCTTTAATCTCTTTCTGCTTTATAAATCAGGCTCGCTTCGTAGAAAATCATTTGCCCCGTATAGATGGGTTCGCAACGCCTTCCCTTATTTGCTGAAAGTTGCATGGCCCAGCGGACTTATGCAACTTGTCTGGCATTCCGGATATCTGATTCTTTATTCAATTACAGCCAGTCTGCCCCTTGAAAATGTTGTAGCCCTTGCGGGAATGACTGCCGGAATTAAAATTGAGTCCATTCTTTTCCTTCCTGCGTTTGCTTTTAACATGACCGCCTCAATTATCATCGGTCATTACCTCGGCGACGGCAAACCCGAAGAAGCTAAAAAATTCGGTTTTCGCATACTCTTTCTGGCAATAGCCTTTTTGAGCCTTACTGCTCTGGGATTATGGCAGTTCATCAGACCCATAACGGCAATCATTGCGCCTGAGCTGGTTGTTCTTGATGAAGCTGTAAACTATCTGTTCTTTAATATGCTGGCCATCCCGTTCACTCTCACCTCCATGATTATGGCGGGAGCGCTAAACGGAGCAGGTGCGACTCTCTACAACCTCTTTATTTTTACTTTTACAATATGGGGATTCAGACTGCCGCTTGCATATTATCTCGGACATGAAATCTTTCATTCAGCAACCGGAATATGGATAGCGATGCTGCTTTCACAAATAGTTCAAGCCTCAATAATGTTATATGTTTTTTCATGCCGTAACTGGCAAAAATTCAGTATGACTAGTAATAAGAAAAGGAATAATCATGGATAAACAATTCAGCCCGATAACTCTCTGTTGCCAAGATAAATTTGATAAAGTTTTAAAGACATGCGGTCAGCTCACATCAGATTATACTTTCGCAAATATCTGGGGATGGACAGATTACTACGGCCTTGAGCTTAACTGCTCAGACAATCTTGTGTGGGTAAGACAGACCAAGCCGGATCTTATACATTGGGCTCCTATCGGCGATTGGGAAAGTATCAATTGGGAAAAGTGTGAGATGATGAACACACCCGGAACCAGATTCACCCGCATCCCTGAAAAACTGGCTCTGCAACTGCAAGGCATCTTCGGAGACAAACTTATACTGGAAGAAAATCGTGATCACTTTGACTATGTTTATTCAGTCGAAGAATTAATAGAACTTCGTGGCAAAAAATTTCACAAAAAAAAGAATCTGCTGCATCAGTTTATCAAAAAATATGACTTCGAATATAGAGAAATTACCCCTGACTGCGTAGAAGAAG encodes the following:
- a CDS encoding GGDEF domain-containing protein, producing the protein MNAEYIAENEAYLLDELLSVRERFCDEKNVCFGKNCLDGLAVLRLCPGMTLSAWKILAERHGLNDWMTIPLEENITPHLKHVQSVLQTLSYKTEHDPLTGLSNRRAFEKTLDQEIERSRRNKTPVSLAILDLDNFKTVNDTYGHLKGDEVLIDLADMISNSSRRYDLVARIGGEEFAIILSGAGQFKAEQLLERLLEKTRTLTFKKPHGKETFSITCSVGLATYKGLIDIQMQDFIEKADKSLYEAKNTGKNRICTADILDFESVTRKTLVHANEKKFLFTGK
- a CDS encoding MinD/ParA family protein, whose protein sequence is MINANKTLSLAVMSGKGGVGKTNLSLNLSYALNAGGNSLLLMDCDLGLANLDVLLGISPESNMQDLLISGAKPSDVVIPIEEGKKFDILPAASGVPELVEMDEDMQEMLFSKISKLVGRYQYLVMDLGAGINSTVLSFATIAQMRFVVITPEPTSLTDSYALIKVLHTQHKVSDFNIIVNQATTSKEAKDTFDRLNMACEKFLNIKLKNIGFVRYDPAVTEAVRRQIPFLKYAPKSEASRDILNIAVKIQKIRMENMGKLGDRPVIKKFPDLST
- a CDS encoding HU family DNA-binding protein, coding for MNKSELIKNLAEEKGLHVDESSEIVDAFVDAIKEALVRGDRVEIRGFGSFKMKEYQGYTGRNPKTGSVVSVTPKKLPFFRPGKELKEFLNG
- the dapA gene encoding 4-hydroxy-tetrahydrodipicolinate synthase, producing the protein MTFQGAFTALVTPFKDGAIDQNAYRELIEWQIEQGIDGLVPCGTTGEAATMTHEEQGEAIKICVEQAKGRVPVIAGAGSNNTKEAVYLTVLAKKAGADATLQITPYYNKPTPQGLLEHFKALSKEASMPFFLYNVPGRTGLNAQPETIARIAREVPDVIGVKEATGNLEQCSNLIEQCPEGFIVFSGDDFTVLPLLSIGGHGAISVVSNIAPKLMSEMCAAYRAGNTAKAKEIHYKLQPLNRAMFIETNPIPVKTSLGMMGKLETSFRLPIVPLLPENELELKNILKDNGII
- the trmFO gene encoding methylenetetrahydrofolate--tRNA-(uracil(54)-C(5))-methyltransferase (FADH(2)-oxidizing) TrmFO, which produces MEKIAVIGGGLAGCECAMQLAKAEIPVVLFEMKPDRYSEAHHIPGLAELVCSNSLRSGDLSTAVGVLKKEMESLDSVVMKAAMQSRVPAGSAVAVDRDIFSNLVTEALEAEELITIVRKEITSLDDPELAEFSKIVVSAGPLASEALTESLIAKIGGGRLYFYDAIAPIVSKDSVNMDIAFFGSRYKPEDDDYLNCPMTEEQYAAFLAELKKGERVVPREFEKEIHFEGCLPIEEMADRGDQTLTFGPLKPVGLIDPRTEEMAYAVVQLRAENKEKTSFNLVGFQTKLKYPEQKRIFRMIPGLENVEFLRLGSIHRNTYVNAPDVLDENLALKADPRIHLAGQITGVEGYLESAACGLWVGLFLAQQAKGRTLSAPPAETSMGALLGHLREHKKNFQPSNVQFGLMPALNKRAPKRVRKELYAKRAMEMFENWFNENLGE
- a CDS encoding ABC transporter ATP-binding protein: MTAPILKIKNLTTSFATPNGIIRAVDNASLELGQGETLAVVGESGCGKTVLSLSIMGLIPDPPGRITEGQVIYQNQDLVRMTDKQMQKIRGNHLSMIFQEPMTSLNPVFKIGDQIGETLRLHKGLDLHEAEQAAIEALILVGIPNPQKRVNSFPHELSGGMRQRVMIAMALACNPEILIADEPTTALDVTIQAQILRLLDDMKKKMNGSIMLITHDLGVVARVASRVAVMYAGQLVECSNIYDLFKEPLHPYTQGLLASVPKLGSRTELTPIPGNVPALNNLPEGCRFHPRCKFAFDKCKQQEPQLMSKEGREIRCWLHA
- a CDS encoding ABC transporter ATP-binding protein, producing MTTNILEIKNIKRHYPVSSGILSLSKATIKAVNDISLEVRNGETLGLVGESGCGKSTLARLLTGLESPDSGTIFFKGKTFKDWDSSKIGTMMQMVFQDPYSSLNPRQKVGNIISEGMRINKTGTRLEISKRVEELLVQVGMRPEHAKRYPHEFSGGQRQRIAIARAIAMNPDLIICDEPVSALDVSVQAQVLNLLKKIQTEFALSYVFISHDLSVVSHISDRVAVMYLGKLMEISPTEELYHNPLHPYTQILLEAVPIPDPTIQMADVSIPGDMPSPISPPPGCPFHPRCPKVMDICKETPPMRKEIKKDHTVFCHLY
- a CDS encoding HDIG domain-containing metalloprotein; translated protein: MISRDDAFELLKNNTPEENLIHHALESEAVLRALAERLGKNQEKWALTGLLHDLDYSKTCKLPENHGLVSAKILEEHLPSDSTKAIRAHNSELNGVKPDTDLDFALRCGETVTGLIHANALIRPEGMKGMTPKSLKKKMKAKAFAASVNRDIINECEHIGLDLGEFFTISIAAIEKIAPEVGLE
- a CDS encoding winged helix-turn-helix domain-containing protein, whose translation is MSGDDEFCPRVRLNLWLETDEGMLFGLGRAQLLEKIEELGSLNKASKALGMSYRAAWGRIKNTEEVLGDSLVLKTRGRGGCSLTPLGERVLEEYRQWAKEVENFAVMTARKSFPWKISSFDEDVERKKEESSE
- a CDS encoding MATE family efflux transporter — its product is MEMNTTNMTHSPYKTIWSLSWPQILMMIFHLMIGLVDVWVAGKLGREIQASMGMVSQSLFFFLVIGMAVANGSVAAISQSIGAGLLLRAKRYVGLCFQLGAVLGSIIFLIGFPFRNGMLSILRVPEEMRYVMEYFIEIFLYLLPLYYLLIITNAIFRAQKQVFLPLYSMIIVTVLNTILDLGLGLGMWGFPDLGYKGIALATFYSVSAGAVFNLFLLYKSGSLRRKSFAPYRWVRNAFPYLLKVAWPSGLMQLVWHSGYLILYSITASLPLENVVALAGMTAGIKIESILFLPAFAFNMTASIIIGHYLGDGKPEEAKKFGFRILFLAIAFLSLTALGLWQFIRPITAIIAPELVVLDEAVNYLFFNMLAIPFTLTSMIMAGALNGAGATLYNLFIFTFTIWGFRLPLAYYLGHEIFHSATGIWIAMLLSQIVQASIMLYVFSCRNWQKFSMTSNKKRNNHG
- a CDS encoding DUF2156 domain-containing protein; the protein is MDKQFSPITLCCQDKFDKVLKTCGQLTSDYTFANIWGWTDYYGLELNCSDNLVWVRQTKPDLIHWAPIGDWESINWEKCEMMNTPGTRFTRIPEKLALQLQGIFGDKLILEENRDHFDYVYSVEELIELRGKKFHKKKNLLHQFIKKYDFEYREITPDCVEEVLEMQFDWYRWQEENNNSAALVAENEAISKVLKEMDTITHLTGGTLRIDGRIIAYTIAEPLGNDTIVIHFEKGNTYFKGVYQAINQMFLENSASDKKFVNREQDLGEPGLRKAKLSYNPVDFMKKYEITVR